The following proteins are encoded in a genomic region of Drosophila willistoni isolate 14030-0811.24 chromosome 2L unlocalized genomic scaffold, UCI_dwil_1.1 Seg196, whole genome shotgun sequence:
- the LOC6640333 gene encoding zinc finger protein 665 isoform X8, whose protein sequence is MCAAQSNPPPFGYTWGFADNGSRTAESVLEISPNINYTVSGESMPYLLSTDGSLAVQKDVKGALAGNKANVVRRMFLVNDSSFPHGTQRVITTGATSTVVKKQDSTTQQVLSINSLDKNYLLVDQATAAAAAAAGDPTAHHHTLTNGSIVDAKTGQTVLSSGAAAAAAAKSHFGSIGALHLTQEECNEILIKRAIAAGHHQTHTITTADGAHHHSTAPGATPIQVQKVIQGLEENEDSQGDAPNLKLEPGTLELSPKTELQESMHFSETDATIKKERPYSCDECGKSFLLKHHLTTHARVHTGERPHICTHCGKSFAHKHCLNTHLLLHSTDRPYQCQECKKSFTLKHHLLTHSRVHSRERPFVCQECGRSFPLKRHLVTHSKFHAGERPYVCEECGESFAQENHLIMHSRFHGSLNPFVCSECGASFPRKFQLVNHGRIHGKIPHSCTICGKEFLQKRTLVSHMRRVHTGEQAHPCVSCGEGFPTKAELHQHVRAAHNGVNPNTSSATIIANQQLQQPHHHPGHPQTITVVSNPVTVSITDANGVARPQFVCRECGSAFNSREALALHLRLHTGDKSLMTDLCALTAAIPGHFLSTASLNPGTVVAANPNLVGQSPVPVQIISSTGQLMSQTTLVQAANSTHPQVVTAVPHMPLHATQQQHLQHVGAQQQQQQQQLVPAAPANKPKSHFCASCGKGFAAKHGLMQHNRRHPNGGCTVRTHVCECGKAFFQKNHLMLHQRQHLETKPAISQQQEANAQQQQQQQQVVVATSTATGQQQTTQQQQQQQQVQVQIIPDGHMAHGKVIKYEICRNVLQEDQAAQQQQQQQSGMNNE, encoded by the exons ATGCCCTATCTGTTATCCACGGATGGATCATTGGCCGTACAAAAGGATGTTAAAGGTGCACTGGCTGGCAATAAGGCGAATGTTGTGCGTCGCATGTTCTTGGTGAACGATTCCTCATTTCCGCACGGTACACAAAG AGTAATTACCACAGGTGCCACCTCGACGGTGGTGAAGAAACAGGACTCAACCACTCAACAGGTGTTGAGTATAAATTCACTCGATAAGAACT ATCTTCTGGTCGATCAGGCCACAGCcgcagctgcagcagctgccGGTGATCCAACGGCTCATCATCATACATTGACGAATGGTAGCATTGTTGATGCCAAAACAGGACAAACCGTTTTGAGTTCGGGGGccgcagctgctgctgctgctaaatCCCATTTCGGTTCCATTGGTGCACTGCATCTAACGCAAGAGGAGTGCAATGAGATATTGATAAAGCGCGCCATCGCTGCCGGCCACCATCAGACGCACACAATCACCACCGCCGACGGAGCGCATCATCATAGCACGGCGCCAGGCGCGACACCAA TTCAAGTACAGAAAGTAATACAAGGACTCGAAGAGAACGAGGACTCACAGGGCGACGCACCCAACTTAAAGTTGGAGCCAGGCACATTAGAGTTGTCCCCAAAGACCGAACTACAGGAATCAATGCATTTCAGCGAA ACGGACGCCACTATCAAGAAGGAACGCCCGTACAGTTGTGACGAGTGCGGCAAGTCCTTTCTGCTCAAGCATCATTTGACCACACACGCCCGCGTCCACACAG GTGAACGTCCACATATCTGCACCCATTGCGGTAAAAGTTTTGCCCACAAACATTGCCTAAATACCCATCTGCTGTTGCATTCAACGGATCGCCCATATCAGTGCCAGGAGTGCAAGAAAAGTTTTACCCTTAAGCATCATCTGTTGACGCATTCACGTGTCCATAGCCGGGAACGGCCATTTGTGTGCCAGGAGTGTGGACGCTCATTTCCATTGAAGCGTCATCTGGTCACTCATAGTAAATTTCACGCAGGCGAACGTCCATACGTCTGTGAGGAATGCGGTGAGAGTTTTGCCCAGGAGAATCATCTGATTATGCACTCGCG CTTTCACGGGTCATTGAATCCATTTGTTTGCTCTGAGTGCGGTGCCTCGTTTCCACGTAAATTTCAATTGGTTAATCACGGACGTATACACGGCAAGATACCACATTCGTGTACAATTTGTGGTAAAGAATTTCTTCAGAAGCGCACACTAGTTTCCCACATGAG GCGCGTACATACGGGCGAGCAGGCGCATCCCTGCGTGAGTTGTGGCGAGGGTTTCCCCACAAAGGCCGAACTGCATCAGCATGTTCGTGCCGCTCACAATGGTGTTAATCCCAATACAAGTAGCGCCACCATAATAGCTAATCAACAG CTACAACAGCCTCACCATCACCCCGGGCATCCGCAGACCATAACTGTTGTCAGTAATCCGGTAACAGTGTCCATAACCGATGCCAATGGTGTGGCAAGACCGCAATTTGTTTGCCG TGAGTGCGGCAGCGCCTTTAATAGCCGCGAAGCATTGGCCCTCCATTTGCGTTTGCATACTGGCGATAAAAGCCTAATGACCGATTTGTGCGCCCTGACGGCAGCTATACCAGGACATTTCCTGAGCACGGCAAGTCTTAATCCAGGCACTGTGGTAGCAGCCAATCCAAATTTGGTTGGACAGAGTCCGGTGCCAGTGCAAATTATTTCGTCCACCGGCCAGTTAATGTCACAAACCACGCTGGTGCAGGCCGCCAATTCGACCCATCCGCAGGTTGTCACCGCTGTGCCCCACATGCCATTGCATGCCACACAACAGCAGCATTTGCAGCATGTTGGcgcacaacagcaacaacagcagcaacaacttgTTCCCGCTGCGCCGGCCAATAAACCAAAATCGCATTTTTGTGCCAGCTGCGGCAAGGGATTCGCTGCCAAGCATGGTCTAATGCAGCATAATCGGCGACATCCCAACGGCGGTTGCACGGTCCGCACCCATGTCTGTGAGTGTGGCAAGGCATTCTTCCAGAAGAATCATCTGATGCTGCATCAGCGCCAGCATTTGGAAACAAAGCCAGCCATATCCCAGCAACAG GAGGCCAAtgctcagcagcagcaacagcaacaacaggtGGTAGTGGCCACATCAACGGCAACTGGACAGCAGCAGACcacacaacagcagcagcagcagcagcaagtgcAGGTGCAAATAATACCTGATGGTCATATGGCACATGGCAAAGTTATCAAGTACGAGATATGCCGTAATGTACTGCAAGAGGATCAGGCagctcagcagcagcagcaacaacaatccgGAATGAATAACGAATAA
- the LOC6640333 gene encoding zinc finger protein 605 isoform X13, which yields MCAAQSNPPPFGYTWGFADNGSRTAESVLEISPNINYTVSGESMPYLLSTDGSLAVQKDVKGALAGNKANVVRRMFLVNDSSFPHGTQRVITTGATSTVVKKQDSTTQQVLSINSLDKNCGATSILGDLLPGISVQVQKVIQGLEENEDSQGDAPNLKLEPGTLELSPKTELQESMHFSETDATIKKERPYSCDECGKSFLLKHHLTTHARVHTGGERPHICTHCGKSFAHKHCLNTHLLLHSTDRPYQCQECKKSFTLKHHLLTHSRVHSRERPFVCQECGRSFPLKRHLVTHSKFHAGERPYVCEECGESFAQENHLIMHSRFHGSLNPFVCSECGASFPRKFQLVNHGRIHGKIPHSCTICGKEFLQKRTLVSHMRRVHTGEQAHPCVSCGEGFPTKAELHQHVRAAHNGVNPNTSSATIIANQQQLQQPHHHPGHPQTITVVSNPVTVSITDANGVARPQFVCRECGSAFNSREALALHLRLHTGDKSLMTDLCALTAAIPGHFLSTASLNPGTVVAANPNLVGQSPVPVQIISSTGQLMSQTTLVQAANSTHPQVVTAVPHMPLHATQQQHLQHVGAQQQQQQQQLVPAAPANKPKSHFCASCGKGFAAKHGLMQHNRRHPNGGCTVRTHVCECGKAFFQKNHLMLHQRQHLETKPAISQQQEANAQQQQQQQQVVVATSTATGQQQTTQQQQQQQQVQVQIIPDGHMAHGKVIKYEICRNVLQEDQAAQQQQQQQSGMNNE from the exons ATGCCCTATCTGTTATCCACGGATGGATCATTGGCCGTACAAAAGGATGTTAAAGGTGCACTGGCTGGCAATAAGGCGAATGTTGTGCGTCGCATGTTCTTGGTGAACGATTCCTCATTTCCGCACGGTACACAAAG AGTAATTACCACAGGTGCCACCTCGACGGTGGTGAAGAAACAGGACTCAACCACTCAACAGGTGTTGAGTATAAATTCACTCGATAAGAACT GCGGTGCAACATCAATCTTAGGTGACCTACTTCCTGGTATTTCAGTTCAAGTACAGAAAGTAATACAAGGACTCGAAGAGAACGAGGACTCACAGGGCGACGCACCCAACTTAAAGTTGGAGCCAGGCACATTAGAGTTGTCCCCAAAGACCGAACTACAGGAATCAATGCATTTCAGCGAA ACGGACGCCACTATCAAGAAGGAACGCCCGTACAGTTGTGACGAGTGCGGCAAGTCCTTTCTGCTCAAGCATCATTTGACCACACACGCCCGCGTCCACACAGGTG GTGAACGTCCACATATCTGCACCCATTGCGGTAAAAGTTTTGCCCACAAACATTGCCTAAATACCCATCTGCTGTTGCATTCAACGGATCGCCCATATCAGTGCCAGGAGTGCAAGAAAAGTTTTACCCTTAAGCATCATCTGTTGACGCATTCACGTGTCCATAGCCGGGAACGGCCATTTGTGTGCCAGGAGTGTGGACGCTCATTTCCATTGAAGCGTCATCTGGTCACTCATAGTAAATTTCACGCAGGCGAACGTCCATACGTCTGTGAGGAATGCGGTGAGAGTTTTGCCCAGGAGAATCATCTGATTATGCACTCGCG CTTTCACGGGTCATTGAATCCATTTGTTTGCTCTGAGTGCGGTGCCTCGTTTCCACGTAAATTTCAATTGGTTAATCACGGACGTATACACGGCAAGATACCACATTCGTGTACAATTTGTGGTAAAGAATTTCTTCAGAAGCGCACACTAGTTTCCCACATGAG GCGCGTACATACGGGCGAGCAGGCGCATCCCTGCGTGAGTTGTGGCGAGGGTTTCCCCACAAAGGCCGAACTGCATCAGCATGTTCGTGCCGCTCACAATGGTGTTAATCCCAATACAAGTAGCGCCACCATAATAGCTAATCAACAG CAGCTACAACAGCCTCACCATCACCCCGGGCATCCGCAGACCATAACTGTTGTCAGTAATCCGGTAACAGTGTCCATAACCGATGCCAATGGTGTGGCAAGACCGCAATTTGTTTGCCG TGAGTGCGGCAGCGCCTTTAATAGCCGCGAAGCATTGGCCCTCCATTTGCGTTTGCATACTGGCGATAAAAGCCTAATGACCGATTTGTGCGCCCTGACGGCAGCTATACCAGGACATTTCCTGAGCACGGCAAGTCTTAATCCAGGCACTGTGGTAGCAGCCAATCCAAATTTGGTTGGACAGAGTCCGGTGCCAGTGCAAATTATTTCGTCCACCGGCCAGTTAATGTCACAAACCACGCTGGTGCAGGCCGCCAATTCGACCCATCCGCAGGTTGTCACCGCTGTGCCCCACATGCCATTGCATGCCACACAACAGCAGCATTTGCAGCATGTTGGcgcacaacagcaacaacagcagcaacaacttgTTCCCGCTGCGCCGGCCAATAAACCAAAATCGCATTTTTGTGCCAGCTGCGGCAAGGGATTCGCTGCCAAGCATGGTCTAATGCAGCATAATCGGCGACATCCCAACGGCGGTTGCACGGTCCGCACCCATGTCTGTGAGTGTGGCAAGGCATTCTTCCAGAAGAATCATCTGATGCTGCATCAGCGCCAGCATTTGGAAACAAAGCCAGCCATATCCCAGCAACAG GAGGCCAAtgctcagcagcagcaacagcaacaacaggtGGTAGTGGCCACATCAACGGCAACTGGACAGCAGCAGACcacacaacagcagcagcagcagcagcaagtgcAGGTGCAAATAATACCTGATGGTCATATGGCACATGGCAAAGTTATCAAGTACGAGATATGCCGTAATGTACTGCAAGAGGATCAGGCagctcagcagcagcagcaacaacaatccgGAATGAATAACGAATAA
- the LOC6640333 gene encoding zinc finger protein 665 isoform X14: protein MCAAQSNPPPFGYTWGFADNGSRTAESVLEISPNINYTVSGESMPYLLSTDGSLAVQKDVKGALAGNKANVVRRMFLVNDSSFPHGTQRVITTGATSTVVKKQDSTTQQVLSINSLDKNCDLLPGISVQVQKVIQGLEENEDSQGDAPNLKLEPGTLELSPKTELQESMHFSETDATIKKERPYSCDECGKSFLLKHHLTTHARVHTGGERPHICTHCGKSFAHKHCLNTHLLLHSTDRPYQCQECKKSFTLKHHLLTHSRVHSRERPFVCQECGRSFPLKRHLVTHSKFHAGERPYVCEECGESFAQENHLIMHSRFHGSLNPFVCSECGASFPRKFQLVNHGRIHGKIPHSCTICGKEFLQKRTLVSHMRRVHTGEQAHPCVSCGEGFPTKAELHQHVRAAHNGVNPNTSSATIIANQQQLQQPHHHPGHPQTITVVSNPVTVSITDANGVARPQFVCRECGSAFNSREALALHLRLHTGDKSLMTDLCALTAAIPGHFLSTASLNPGTVVAANPNLVGQSPVPVQIISSTGQLMSQTTLVQAANSTHPQVVTAVPHMPLHATQQQHLQHVGAQQQQQQQQLVPAAPANKPKSHFCASCGKGFAAKHGLMQHNRRHPNGGCTVRTHVCECGKAFFQKNHLMLHQRQHLETKPAISQQQEANAQQQQQQQQVVVATSTATGQQQTTQQQQQQQQVQVQIIPDGHMAHGKVIKYEICRNVLQEDQAAQQQQQQQSGMNNE from the exons ATGCCCTATCTGTTATCCACGGATGGATCATTGGCCGTACAAAAGGATGTTAAAGGTGCACTGGCTGGCAATAAGGCGAATGTTGTGCGTCGCATGTTCTTGGTGAACGATTCCTCATTTCCGCACGGTACACAAAG AGTAATTACCACAGGTGCCACCTCGACGGTGGTGAAGAAACAGGACTCAACCACTCAACAGGTGTTGAGTATAAATTCACTCGATAAGAACT GTGACCTACTTCCTGGTATTTCAGTTCAAGTACAGAAAGTAATACAAGGACTCGAAGAGAACGAGGACTCACAGGGCGACGCACCCAACTTAAAGTTGGAGCCAGGCACATTAGAGTTGTCCCCAAAGACCGAACTACAGGAATCAATGCATTTCAGCGAA ACGGACGCCACTATCAAGAAGGAACGCCCGTACAGTTGTGACGAGTGCGGCAAGTCCTTTCTGCTCAAGCATCATTTGACCACACACGCCCGCGTCCACACAGGTG GTGAACGTCCACATATCTGCACCCATTGCGGTAAAAGTTTTGCCCACAAACATTGCCTAAATACCCATCTGCTGTTGCATTCAACGGATCGCCCATATCAGTGCCAGGAGTGCAAGAAAAGTTTTACCCTTAAGCATCATCTGTTGACGCATTCACGTGTCCATAGCCGGGAACGGCCATTTGTGTGCCAGGAGTGTGGACGCTCATTTCCATTGAAGCGTCATCTGGTCACTCATAGTAAATTTCACGCAGGCGAACGTCCATACGTCTGTGAGGAATGCGGTGAGAGTTTTGCCCAGGAGAATCATCTGATTATGCACTCGCG CTTTCACGGGTCATTGAATCCATTTGTTTGCTCTGAGTGCGGTGCCTCGTTTCCACGTAAATTTCAATTGGTTAATCACGGACGTATACACGGCAAGATACCACATTCGTGTACAATTTGTGGTAAAGAATTTCTTCAGAAGCGCACACTAGTTTCCCACATGAG GCGCGTACATACGGGCGAGCAGGCGCATCCCTGCGTGAGTTGTGGCGAGGGTTTCCCCACAAAGGCCGAACTGCATCAGCATGTTCGTGCCGCTCACAATGGTGTTAATCCCAATACAAGTAGCGCCACCATAATAGCTAATCAACAG CAGCTACAACAGCCTCACCATCACCCCGGGCATCCGCAGACCATAACTGTTGTCAGTAATCCGGTAACAGTGTCCATAACCGATGCCAATGGTGTGGCAAGACCGCAATTTGTTTGCCG TGAGTGCGGCAGCGCCTTTAATAGCCGCGAAGCATTGGCCCTCCATTTGCGTTTGCATACTGGCGATAAAAGCCTAATGACCGATTTGTGCGCCCTGACGGCAGCTATACCAGGACATTTCCTGAGCACGGCAAGTCTTAATCCAGGCACTGTGGTAGCAGCCAATCCAAATTTGGTTGGACAGAGTCCGGTGCCAGTGCAAATTATTTCGTCCACCGGCCAGTTAATGTCACAAACCACGCTGGTGCAGGCCGCCAATTCGACCCATCCGCAGGTTGTCACCGCTGTGCCCCACATGCCATTGCATGCCACACAACAGCAGCATTTGCAGCATGTTGGcgcacaacagcaacaacagcagcaacaacttgTTCCCGCTGCGCCGGCCAATAAACCAAAATCGCATTTTTGTGCCAGCTGCGGCAAGGGATTCGCTGCCAAGCATGGTCTAATGCAGCATAATCGGCGACATCCCAACGGCGGTTGCACGGTCCGCACCCATGTCTGTGAGTGTGGCAAGGCATTCTTCCAGAAGAATCATCTGATGCTGCATCAGCGCCAGCATTTGGAAACAAAGCCAGCCATATCCCAGCAACAG GAGGCCAAtgctcagcagcagcaacagcaacaacaggtGGTAGTGGCCACATCAACGGCAACTGGACAGCAGCAGACcacacaacagcagcagcagcagcagcaagtgcAGGTGCAAATAATACCTGATGGTCATATGGCACATGGCAAAGTTATCAAGTACGAGATATGCCGTAATGTACTGCAAGAGGATCAGGCagctcagcagcagcagcaacaacaatccgGAATGAATAACGAATAA
- the LOC6640333 gene encoding zinc finger protein 665 isoform X17 has translation MCAAQSNPPPFGYTWGFADNGSRTAESVLEISPNINYTVSGESMPYLLSTDGSLAVQKDVKGALAGNKANVVRRMFLVNDSSFPHGTQRVITTGATSTVVKKQDSTTQQVLSINSLDKNCDLLPGISVQVQKVIQGLEENEDSQGDAPNLKLEPGTLELSPKTELQESMHFSETDATIKKERPYSCDECGKSFLLKHHLTTHARVHTGERPHICTHCGKSFAHKHCLNTHLLLHSTDRPYQCQECKKSFTLKHHLLTHSRVHSRERPFVCQECGRSFPLKRHLVTHSKFHAGERPYVCEECGESFAQENHLIMHSRFHGSLNPFVCSECGASFPRKFQLVNHGRIHGKIPHSCTICGKEFLQKRTLVSHMRRVHTGEQAHPCVSCGEGFPTKAELHQHVRAAHNGVNPNTSSATIIANQQLQQPHHHPGHPQTITVVSNPVTVSITDANGVARPQFVCRECGSAFNSREALALHLRLHTGDKSLMTDLCALTAAIPGHFLSTASLNPGTVVAANPNLVGQSPVPVQIISSTGQLMSQTTLVQAANSTHPQVVTAVPHMPLHATQQQHLQHVGAQQQQQQQQLVPAAPANKPKSHFCASCGKGFAAKHGLMQHNRRHPNGGCTVRTHVCECGKAFFQKNHLMLHQRQHLETKPAISQQQVC, from the exons ATGCCCTATCTGTTATCCACGGATGGATCATTGGCCGTACAAAAGGATGTTAAAGGTGCACTGGCTGGCAATAAGGCGAATGTTGTGCGTCGCATGTTCTTGGTGAACGATTCCTCATTTCCGCACGGTACACAAAG AGTAATTACCACAGGTGCCACCTCGACGGTGGTGAAGAAACAGGACTCAACCACTCAACAGGTGTTGAGTATAAATTCACTCGATAAGAACT GTGACCTACTTCCTGGTATTTCAGTTCAAGTACAGAAAGTAATACAAGGACTCGAAGAGAACGAGGACTCACAGGGCGACGCACCCAACTTAAAGTTGGAGCCAGGCACATTAGAGTTGTCCCCAAAGACCGAACTACAGGAATCAATGCATTTCAGCGAA ACGGACGCCACTATCAAGAAGGAACGCCCGTACAGTTGTGACGAGTGCGGCAAGTCCTTTCTGCTCAAGCATCATTTGACCACACACGCCCGCGTCCACACAG GTGAACGTCCACATATCTGCACCCATTGCGGTAAAAGTTTTGCCCACAAACATTGCCTAAATACCCATCTGCTGTTGCATTCAACGGATCGCCCATATCAGTGCCAGGAGTGCAAGAAAAGTTTTACCCTTAAGCATCATCTGTTGACGCATTCACGTGTCCATAGCCGGGAACGGCCATTTGTGTGCCAGGAGTGTGGACGCTCATTTCCATTGAAGCGTCATCTGGTCACTCATAGTAAATTTCACGCAGGCGAACGTCCATACGTCTGTGAGGAATGCGGTGAGAGTTTTGCCCAGGAGAATCATCTGATTATGCACTCGCG CTTTCACGGGTCATTGAATCCATTTGTTTGCTCTGAGTGCGGTGCCTCGTTTCCACGTAAATTTCAATTGGTTAATCACGGACGTATACACGGCAAGATACCACATTCGTGTACAATTTGTGGTAAAGAATTTCTTCAGAAGCGCACACTAGTTTCCCACATGAG GCGCGTACATACGGGCGAGCAGGCGCATCCCTGCGTGAGTTGTGGCGAGGGTTTCCCCACAAAGGCCGAACTGCATCAGCATGTTCGTGCCGCTCACAATGGTGTTAATCCCAATACAAGTAGCGCCACCATAATAGCTAATCAACAG CTACAACAGCCTCACCATCACCCCGGGCATCCGCAGACCATAACTGTTGTCAGTAATCCGGTAACAGTGTCCATAACCGATGCCAATGGTGTGGCAAGACCGCAATTTGTTTGCCG TGAGTGCGGCAGCGCCTTTAATAGCCGCGAAGCATTGGCCCTCCATTTGCGTTTGCATACTGGCGATAAAAGCCTAATGACCGATTTGTGCGCCCTGACGGCAGCTATACCAGGACATTTCCTGAGCACGGCAAGTCTTAATCCAGGCACTGTGGTAGCAGCCAATCCAAATTTGGTTGGACAGAGTCCGGTGCCAGTGCAAATTATTTCGTCCACCGGCCAGTTAATGTCACAAACCACGCTGGTGCAGGCCGCCAATTCGACCCATCCGCAGGTTGTCACCGCTGTGCCCCACATGCCATTGCATGCCACACAACAGCAGCATTTGCAGCATGTTGGcgcacaacagcaacaacagcagcaacaacttgTTCCCGCTGCGCCGGCCAATAAACCAAAATCGCATTTTTGTGCCAGCTGCGGCAAGGGATTCGCTGCCAAGCATGGTCTAATGCAGCATAATCGGCGACATCCCAACGGCGGTTGCACGGTCCGCACCCATGTCTGTGAGTGTGGCAAGGCATTCTTCCAGAAGAATCATCTGATGCTGCATCAGCGCCAGCATTTGGAAACAAAGCCAGCCATATCCCAGCAACAGGTATGCTAG
- the LOC6640333 gene encoding zinc finger protein 665 isoform X7 — MCAAQSNPPPFGYTWGFADNGSRTAESVLEISPNINYTVSGESMPYLLSTDGSLAVQKDVKGALAGNKANVVRRMFLVNDSSFPHGTQRVITTGATSTVVKKQDSTTQQVLSINSLDKNYLLVDQATAAAAAAAGDPTAHHHTLTNGSIVDAKTGQTVLSSGAAAAAAAKSHFGSIGALHLTQEECNEILIKRAIAAGHHQTHTITTADGAHHHSTAPGATPIQVQKVIQGLEENEDSQGDAPNLKLEPGTLELSPKTELQESMHFSETDATIKKERPYSCDECGKSFLLKHHLTTHARVHTGGERPHICTHCGKSFAHKHCLNTHLLLHSTDRPYQCQECKKSFTLKHHLLTHSRVHSRERPFVCQECGRSFPLKRHLVTHSKFHAGERPYVCEECGESFAQENHLIMHSRFHGSLNPFVCSECGASFPRKFQLVNHGRIHGKIPHSCTICGKEFLQKRTLVSHMRRVHTGEQAHPCVSCGEGFPTKAELHQHVRAAHNGVNPNTSSATIIANQQQLQQPHHHPGHPQTITVVSNPVTVSITDANGVARPQFVCRECGSAFNSREALALHLRLHTGDKSLMTDLCALTAAIPGHFLSTASLNPGTVVAANPNLVGQSPVPVQIISSTGQLMSQTTLVQAANSTHPQVVTAVPHMPLHATQQQHLQHVGAQQQQQQQQLVPAAPANKPKSHFCASCGKGFAAKHGLMQHNRRHPNGGCTVRTHVCECGKAFFQKNHLMLHQRQHLETKPAISQQQEANAQQQQQQQQVVVATSTATGQQQTTQQQQQQQQVQVQIIPDGHMAHGKVIKYEICRNVLQEDQAAQQQQQQQSGMNNE; from the exons ATGCCCTATCTGTTATCCACGGATGGATCATTGGCCGTACAAAAGGATGTTAAAGGTGCACTGGCTGGCAATAAGGCGAATGTTGTGCGTCGCATGTTCTTGGTGAACGATTCCTCATTTCCGCACGGTACACAAAG AGTAATTACCACAGGTGCCACCTCGACGGTGGTGAAGAAACAGGACTCAACCACTCAACAGGTGTTGAGTATAAATTCACTCGATAAGAACT ATCTTCTGGTCGATCAGGCCACAGCcgcagctgcagcagctgccGGTGATCCAACGGCTCATCATCATACATTGACGAATGGTAGCATTGTTGATGCCAAAACAGGACAAACCGTTTTGAGTTCGGGGGccgcagctgctgctgctgctaaatCCCATTTCGGTTCCATTGGTGCACTGCATCTAACGCAAGAGGAGTGCAATGAGATATTGATAAAGCGCGCCATCGCTGCCGGCCACCATCAGACGCACACAATCACCACCGCCGACGGAGCGCATCATCATAGCACGGCGCCAGGCGCGACACCAA TTCAAGTACAGAAAGTAATACAAGGACTCGAAGAGAACGAGGACTCACAGGGCGACGCACCCAACTTAAAGTTGGAGCCAGGCACATTAGAGTTGTCCCCAAAGACCGAACTACAGGAATCAATGCATTTCAGCGAA ACGGACGCCACTATCAAGAAGGAACGCCCGTACAGTTGTGACGAGTGCGGCAAGTCCTTTCTGCTCAAGCATCATTTGACCACACACGCCCGCGTCCACACAGGTG GTGAACGTCCACATATCTGCACCCATTGCGGTAAAAGTTTTGCCCACAAACATTGCCTAAATACCCATCTGCTGTTGCATTCAACGGATCGCCCATATCAGTGCCAGGAGTGCAAGAAAAGTTTTACCCTTAAGCATCATCTGTTGACGCATTCACGTGTCCATAGCCGGGAACGGCCATTTGTGTGCCAGGAGTGTGGACGCTCATTTCCATTGAAGCGTCATCTGGTCACTCATAGTAAATTTCACGCAGGCGAACGTCCATACGTCTGTGAGGAATGCGGTGAGAGTTTTGCCCAGGAGAATCATCTGATTATGCACTCGCG CTTTCACGGGTCATTGAATCCATTTGTTTGCTCTGAGTGCGGTGCCTCGTTTCCACGTAAATTTCAATTGGTTAATCACGGACGTATACACGGCAAGATACCACATTCGTGTACAATTTGTGGTAAAGAATTTCTTCAGAAGCGCACACTAGTTTCCCACATGAG GCGCGTACATACGGGCGAGCAGGCGCATCCCTGCGTGAGTTGTGGCGAGGGTTTCCCCACAAAGGCCGAACTGCATCAGCATGTTCGTGCCGCTCACAATGGTGTTAATCCCAATACAAGTAGCGCCACCATAATAGCTAATCAACAG CAGCTACAACAGCCTCACCATCACCCCGGGCATCCGCAGACCATAACTGTTGTCAGTAATCCGGTAACAGTGTCCATAACCGATGCCAATGGTGTGGCAAGACCGCAATTTGTTTGCCG TGAGTGCGGCAGCGCCTTTAATAGCCGCGAAGCATTGGCCCTCCATTTGCGTTTGCATACTGGCGATAAAAGCCTAATGACCGATTTGTGCGCCCTGACGGCAGCTATACCAGGACATTTCCTGAGCACGGCAAGTCTTAATCCAGGCACTGTGGTAGCAGCCAATCCAAATTTGGTTGGACAGAGTCCGGTGCCAGTGCAAATTATTTCGTCCACCGGCCAGTTAATGTCACAAACCACGCTGGTGCAGGCCGCCAATTCGACCCATCCGCAGGTTGTCACCGCTGTGCCCCACATGCCATTGCATGCCACACAACAGCAGCATTTGCAGCATGTTGGcgcacaacagcaacaacagcagcaacaacttgTTCCCGCTGCGCCGGCCAATAAACCAAAATCGCATTTTTGTGCCAGCTGCGGCAAGGGATTCGCTGCCAAGCATGGTCTAATGCAGCATAATCGGCGACATCCCAACGGCGGTTGCACGGTCCGCACCCATGTCTGTGAGTGTGGCAAGGCATTCTTCCAGAAGAATCATCTGATGCTGCATCAGCGCCAGCATTTGGAAACAAAGCCAGCCATATCCCAGCAACAG GAGGCCAAtgctcagcagcagcaacagcaacaacaggtGGTAGTGGCCACATCAACGGCAACTGGACAGCAGCAGACcacacaacagcagcagcagcagcagcaagtgcAGGTGCAAATAATACCTGATGGTCATATGGCACATGGCAAAGTTATCAAGTACGAGATATGCCGTAATGTACTGCAAGAGGATCAGGCagctcagcagcagcagcaacaacaatccgGAATGAATAACGAATAA